One genomic segment of Hordeum vulgare subsp. vulgare chromosome 2H, MorexV3_pseudomolecules_assembly, whole genome shotgun sequence includes these proteins:
- the LOC123429448 gene encoding probable WRKY transcription factor 67: MASCGGAGDDGGRSPPAAVYDDLVEVREHAATLHSMLQGSPSVSAVDARELMKGMMAKLSSAMSVLGTTSGGVEASSEAGGRGPGGRRKRSGTVSGPHRRSTSRRRSKSPFINMVTARTLNDGKTWRKYGQKCIHACTNPRSYYRCSHKPDQGCQATRQVQESDSNPSEYLISYYGQHTCKDPSTFRSLIIQGAADAAPPEDLPNLISFTSINGAAAASTSSSPNHLVRDAADLHSMLFSRFSNYSSSPPVQEGVSSSSPSPSFHGEFTQYAGGQLVDVIGRRTSPLTVGSAPAEYWPVVGIAGVDTDAGAGMDSFPSSPSSLGFMSGSFGGSFGNNVCDDDLFGFDS, from the exons ATGGCATCTTGTGGCGGCGCGGGCGATGACGGCGGGCGCTCACCGCCGGCGGCAGTCTATGACGACCTGGTGGAGGTGCGGGAGCACGCGGCGACGCTGCACAGCATGCTGCAGGGGTCGCCGAGCGTGTCGGCCGTGGACGCGAGGGAGCTGATGAAGGGGATGATGGCCAAGCTGTCCAGCGCTATGTCGGTGCtgggcaccaccagcggcggcgtGGAGGCGTCTTCGGAGGCTGGTGGTCGGGGTCCaggtgggaggaggaagagatcgggCACAGTGTCCGGGCCGCACCGCCGGAGCACCTCCAGGAGAAG GTCGAAGAGCCCTTTCATCAACATGGTCACTGCTAGGACGCTCAACGATGGCAAGACATGGAGGAAGTACGGCCAAAAATGTATTCATGCCTGTACTAACCCGAG GAGCTACTACAGGTGCTCTCATAAGCCAGACCAAGGCTGCCAGGCCACGAGGCAGGTCCAGGAGTCCGACTCCAACCCGTCGGAGTACCTCATCAGCTACTACGGCCAGCACACCTGTAAGGACCCCTCCACGTTCCGATCACTCATCATCCAAGGCGCCGCCGACGCTGCCCCGCCTGAAGACTTGCCAAACCTCATCAGCTTCACGTCGATCAATGGCGCCGCAGCTGCGAGCACGAGCTCTTCTccaaatcatctcgtgagagatGCGGCTGATCTTCATTCGATGCTTTTCTCCCGCTTCTCCAACtacagctcctcgccgccggtgcaGGAGGGTGTGTCCAGCAGCTCGCCGTCGCCGTCTTTCCACGGGGAGTTCACGCAGTACGCCGGCGGGCAGCTCGTCGACGTTATTGGCCGGAGGACTTCACCGTTGACCGTAGGATCAGCGCCGGCGGAGTACTGGCCGGTCGTGGGGATCGCCGGCGTCGACACGGATGCTGGCGCAGGGATGGACAGCTTCCCTTCCTCGCCGAGCAGCCTCGGGTTCATGTCAGGCTCGTTCGGGGGATCATTTGGCAATAACGTTTGCGACGACGACCTGTTCGGCTTCGATTCCTGA